Proteins from one Desulfonema limicola genomic window:
- a CDS encoding branched-chain amino acid ABC transporter permease — MLESVIQNFFNALQWGSFYSLIALGYTLVYGVLTLINFAHGDIFMVGAYIAFFVSTFIIANMSGLPGWAVMTLTIPLTMILTACVGVTLERIAYRPLRRKGANRLYVVITALMCGLILENGNLALLGASRKSFPPLVDKVIYTVGSISMTNLKIAVIFSAIMVFILLQFIVTKTKIGMAMRAISYDKFAVPLMGIPIDTIIVFTFILGSSMAGLAGLLYSLSYPILDPYMGALIGWKAFIAAVVGGIGDIRGAFLGGFLLGFIEILVVAFFPSTFRDLIAFSILLIILIYKPTGLFGVAKTTKI, encoded by the coding sequence GTGCTTGAAAGTGTAATTCAAAATTTTTTTAATGCCCTGCAATGGGGAAGTTTTTATTCACTCATTGCCTTGGGATATACTCTTGTTTACGGGGTACTCACCCTGATTAACTTTGCCCACGGCGACATCTTTATGGTAGGCGCTTATATTGCTTTTTTTGTTTCTACCTTTATTATAGCAAATATGTCTGGTCTTCCAGGCTGGGCAGTTATGACTCTGACCATTCCTTTGACCATGATTTTGACTGCATGTGTCGGCGTAACCCTTGAGCGTATTGCCTACCGTCCCCTGAGACGCAAAGGTGCAAACAGGCTTTATGTTGTTATTACAGCTCTTATGTGCGGCCTGATTCTTGAAAATGGAAACCTGGCTCTTTTGGGAGCAAGCAGGAAAAGTTTTCCCCCGCTGGTGGACAAGGTAATTTATACAGTCGGGTCAATAAGCATGACCAACCTTAAAATAGCGGTTATATTTTCAGCTATCATGGTTTTTATCCTGCTCCAGTTTATTGTAACCAAAACAAAAATCGGTATGGCAATGCGGGCCATCTCCTATGATAAATTTGCAGTTCCTCTTATGGGTATTCCCATTGATACAATTATAGTTTTTACCTTTATATTAGGTTCTTCAATGGCAGGACTTGCGGGGCTGCTCTATTCCCTTTCCTATCCCATATTAGACCCGTACATGGGGGCACTTATTGGCTGGAAAGCCTTTATTGCGGCAGTTGTGGGAGGAATAGGCGATATCCGGGGAGCTTTTTTAGGAGGTTTTCTCCTGGGATTTATAGAAATCCTTGTTGTAGCTTTTTTTCCTTCAACATTCAGGGACCTGATTGCTTTTTCAATTTTACTTATTATCCTCATATATAAACCCACCGGCTTATTCGGTGTAGCAAAAACAACAAAGATATAA
- a CDS encoding ABC transporter substrate-binding protein encodes MKKGLSFIVVCMMAALLLVPCAWGKSIKIGFNIPLTGDIPKVGEESKFAAEMLKADVNGAGGLEIGGEKYMLEFVYEDNESKAESAVSAALKLIERDQVIAVVGPNSSKQAVPGGQVCDDNRTPMISPWSTNPDTTKDRPWVFRAAFLDPFQGPVAADFAMKQFNAKKAGVLYALANDYSKGLAEIFKADFEKKNGAGSVVSFESYGDKDQDFSAQLTKIISAKPDFIFLPNNYNEVALIVKQAHDLGWKGPFMGADAWGNSELMTLCGDDCKGHYFSTHYAAAGATGATKEFIDRYQAKYGYEPADVAALTWDATRVVLQGLQGMGKVTGDLKKDRKSLKDAIADIAEFDGITGKMKFDEQGDPIKCAVVVKISDKGEFVFTESVCP; translated from the coding sequence ATGAAAAAAGGTTTGTCGTTTATTGTTGTCTGTATGATGGCAGCATTGCTGCTTGTTCCCTGTGCCTGGGGAAAGTCCATTAAGATCGGTTTTAATATTCCCCTTACAGGAGACATTCCAAAGGTTGGTGAAGAGTCAAAATTTGCAGCAGAAATGCTCAAAGCAGATGTAAACGGAGCAGGAGGTCTGGAAATCGGCGGTGAAAAATATATGCTTGAATTTGTTTACGAAGACAATGAATCAAAAGCTGAATCTGCTGTTTCAGCAGCTCTCAAGCTTATTGAAAGAGACCAGGTTATTGCTGTTGTTGGTCCAAATTCCAGTAAACAAGCTGTTCCCGGGGGCCAGGTTTGTGATGATAACCGTACCCCGATGATTTCTCCCTGGTCAACCAATCCTGATACAACCAAAGACAGACCCTGGGTATTTCGGGCTGCTTTTCTTGATCCTTTTCAGGGACCTGTTGCTGCAGATTTTGCCATGAAACAATTTAATGCAAAAAAAGCAGGCGTACTTTATGCTCTGGCAAATGATTACAGTAAAGGACTTGCTGAAATATTCAAAGCTGATTTTGAAAAGAAAAACGGTGCTGGTTCTGTTGTTTCCTTTGAAAGCTATGGTGATAAAGACCAGGATTTCAGCGCCCAGTTGACCAAGATTATTTCTGCAAAACCTGATTTTATCTTTTTGCCCAATAATTACAATGAAGTAGCTCTTATTGTTAAACAGGCCCATGATCTTGGCTGGAAAGGCCCTTTTATGGGTGCTGATGCCTGGGGTAACTCAGAACTCATGACCCTGTGCGGTGATGACTGTAAAGGCCATTATTTTTCCACACACTATGCAGCAGCAGGTGCTACCGGTGCTACAAAAGAGTTTATTGACAGATACCAGGCAAAATATGGTTATGAGCCTGCTGATGTTGCAGCTCTTACCTGGGATGCCACACGCGTTGTCCTTCAAGGGCTTCAAGGTATGGGTAAGGTTACAGGAGACCTGAAAAAAGACCGTAAAAGCCTGAAAGATGCTATAGCAGATATTGCAGAATTTGACGGCATAACCGGAAAAATGAAGTTTGATGAACAGGGCGACCCTATTAAATGCGCTGTTGTTGTTAAAATCAGTGATAAGGGTGAATTTGTTTTTACAGAGTCTGTTTGTCCTTAA
- a CDS encoding aminoacyl-tRNA deacylase, which produces MKKTTRATQFLSKKGIDFKVIQYKHDEKGAEFASKATGFPLERTIKTLVADLGSGKYVLAMMPGDRQLSLKNLAKASSAKKAVMADTGNAERITGYLVGGISPFGIRQKVPAVMDISLLEYDSVVINAGQRGVMLQMSPKDIIKVLNCKAADLAHNP; this is translated from the coding sequence ATGAAAAAAACAACCAGGGCCACACAGTTTTTAAGTAAAAAAGGAATTGATTTCAAGGTAATTCAGTATAAACATGATGAAAAAGGAGCTGAGTTTGCATCAAAAGCAACCGGATTTCCCCTTGAACGCACAATAAAAACACTGGTTGCCGATCTGGGGAGCGGCAAATATGTTCTTGCCATGATGCCCGGAGACCGGCAGCTATCACTTAAAAACCTTGCCAAAGCAAGCTCTGCCAAAAAAGCTGTTATGGCTGATACAGGCAATGCAGAACGTATAACAGGCTATCTTGTTGGAGGTATCAGCCCTTTTGGAATCCGTCAGAAAGTTCCTGCTGTTATGGATATTTCCCTTCTTGAATATGATTCGGTTGTTATAAATGCAGGGCAGCGGGGAGTCATGCTGCAAATGTCGCCAAAAGACATAATAAAAGTCCTGAATTGCAAGGCTGCCGACCTTGCTCATAATCCTTAA
- a CDS encoding EAL domain-containing protein — protein MTDYKTLKIIIEQQKLFTLLHPIISIKEKRVIGFEALSRGINPETRDIISPIELFESAFHCNMSLKLDRLCREKAVKTFADKFKNSDYMLFLNFDPSILDQVIIGNGWLKNLVSTQGVKPGNLAIEIVESSVESQSLLKKFVNLYRNYGFVIVLDDFGAQHSNLDRILQLKPDIIKIDRELVENVSQDYYKQSIVGSIISLANKIGTLVLAEGVEKIEDIIKCYELGADLFQGYHFSRPACAEDFEKDFCNKKISQASDQIFTYLNSRITQQISSQEAFETIGRELCSRMKNMKPETFDHFLKDNITRFEQVQCMYILDKNGKQVSNTIFRLKTVFNPRHTLFKPAVKGTDHSLKNYFLNMKIIKSDIYFTEPYTSLATGGICRTMAVEFNNIENESFILCLDFSI, from the coding sequence ATGACAGATTATAAGACACTTAAAATAATTATTGAACAGCAGAAGCTGTTTACACTGCTTCATCCTATAATCAGCATCAAGGAAAAACGTGTAATAGGTTTTGAAGCCCTGTCCAGGGGCATTAATCCTGAAACCAGGGATATTATCAGCCCAATAGAGCTGTTTGAGTCTGCATTTCATTGCAATATGAGTTTAAAACTTGACCGTCTTTGCAGGGAAAAGGCAGTAAAAACCTTTGCAGACAAATTTAAAAACTCTGATTACATGCTCTTTCTCAACTTTGATCCTTCCATTCTTGACCAGGTTATTATTGGAAACGGGTGGCTGAAAAATCTTGTATCAACTCAAGGAGTCAAGCCTGGAAATCTTGCTATTGAGATTGTTGAATCCAGTGTTGAATCCCAGTCTTTGCTGAAAAAATTTGTTAATCTTTACAGGAATTACGGATTTGTCATAGTATTGGATGATTTTGGGGCACAGCATTCAAATCTTGACCGGATATTACAGCTTAAACCTGATATTATTAAAATAGACCGGGAACTTGTTGAAAATGTAAGCCAAGATTATTATAAACAGTCAATTGTAGGGTCAATAATCAGCCTTGCAAATAAAATAGGCACTCTTGTTCTAGCTGAAGGGGTTGAAAAAATAGAGGATATTATCAAATGTTATGAACTTGGGGCAGACCTGTTCCAGGGTTATCATTTTTCCAGACCTGCCTGTGCTGAAGATTTTGAAAAAGACTTTTGTAATAAGAAAATCTCACAAGCATCAGACCAGATATTTACTTATCTTAACTCACGCATAACCCAGCAGATATCCAGCCAGGAAGCCTTTGAAACAATCGGTCGTGAACTGTGCAGCAGGATGAAGAACATGAAACCTGAAACATTTGATCATTTTCTTAAAGACAATATAACAAGGTTTGAGCAGGTTCAGTGCATGTATATCCTTGATAAAAATGGAAAACAGGTCAGCAATACAATATTCAGGCTCAAAACAGTCTTTAATCCCAGACACACTCTTTTTAAACCTGCTGTTAAAGGAACTGATCATTCACTTAAAAATTATTTTTTAAATATGAAAATTATTAAATCAGACATTTATTTTACAGAACCTTACACATCCCTTGCAACAGGCGGTATATGCCGGACAATGGCTGTTGAGTTTAACAATATTGAGAATGAATCATTTATCCTGTGCCTTGATTTCAGTATTTAA
- a CDS encoding branched-chain amino acid ABC transporter permease, translating into MQRFSVPAILMVLVFTLIGLSYYNFLDLYVQSVIMFIGINIILSTSLNIVNGYMGEFACGHAAFMAIGAYVSSILNVFLFTKDKVFGLPLLPPELALYFFPLVLLAGALAAALAGGLVAIPSFKTRGDYLAIITIAANFIVTSTIINMNSIGGARGFMGMKKIVYAMEDVIALPWMLIWVMLSTILTVWLIRRYVSSTFGKGIIAINQDEVAAEIMSVNTNKMKLAAFMISSGLAGLAGGLFAHILGYINPGSFGILKSTECLVMVYLGGMGSLSGSVISAILFTLLLEGLRFVIPWINSALHYVHLLPDTYEVSQVWKWVLIPLILVFLMQFRPEGIMGNKELSDIFPKLKKWYKFK; encoded by the coding sequence ATGCAAAGATTTTCTGTACCAGCTATACTGATGGTTCTTGTATTCACACTGATCGGGCTGTCTTATTATAATTTTTTAGACCTTTATGTTCAGTCAGTAATTATGTTTATAGGCATTAATATTATTCTTTCCACAAGCCTGAATATAGTAAACGGATATATGGGAGAATTTGCCTGCGGCCATGCAGCATTTATGGCAATAGGTGCATATGTTTCATCTATTTTAAATGTATTCCTGTTTACAAAAGACAAGGTTTTTGGCCTGCCTTTGCTTCCCCCTGAACTGGCGCTTTATTTTTTCCCTCTGGTGCTTCTTGCTGGAGCTTTAGCAGCAGCCCTTGCAGGAGGACTTGTTGCCATTCCATCCTTTAAAACAAGGGGTGATTACCTGGCAATTATTACAATTGCAGCAAATTTTATTGTTACCAGCACTATTATCAACATGAATTCCATTGGCGGAGCCAGGGGATTTATGGGTATGAAAAAAATTGTATATGCAATGGAAGATGTGATTGCACTGCCCTGGATGCTTATATGGGTTATGCTGTCAACCATACTTACTGTGTGGCTTATCAGGCGTTATGTTTCCTCAACCTTTGGCAAAGGAATAATTGCAATTAACCAGGATGAGGTAGCTGCTGAAATCATGAGTGTAAACACCAATAAGATGAAACTGGCGGCTTTTATGATCTCATCCGGGCTGGCCGGGCTGGCCGGAGGGCTTTTTGCCCATATCCTGGGTTATATCAATCCAGGCTCTTTTGGTATCCTCAAGTCAACAGAATGCCTGGTCATGGTCTATCTTGGAGGCATGGGATCATTGAGCGGATCAGTTATTTCCGCAATCTTGTTTACCCTGCTTTTAGAAGGTCTCAGGTTTGTGATTCCCTGGATAAATTCAGCTCTTCATTATGTCCATCTTCTGCCAGACACCTATGAAGTCAGCCAGGTCTGGAAATGGGTATTGATTCCCCTTATCCTGGTTTTTCTCATGCAGTTTCGTCCTGAAGGAATTATGGGCAATAAAGAATTATCTGATATATTTCCAAAATTAAAGAAATGGTATAAGTTTAAATAA